The following are encoded together in the Corticium candelabrum chromosome 1, ooCorCand1.1, whole genome shotgun sequence genome:
- the LOC134184633 gene encoding uncharacterized protein LOC134184633, whose product MSDRVDRLDALPSGKWKGYFLDDRLEIFGREGNPRTDVTMDMEFSGDGSTFTASGNDEVGDFQFESGRVIGDKCSFVKRYSTHTIAYAGVVTGFHINGWWAFGQPLRGQLNDEEITKFRSRAMGTFVMWPEQLEENDLLG is encoded by the exons ATGAGTGACCGAGTGGATCGACTTGATGCATTGCCTTCAG GAAAGTGGAAGGGCTACTTCTTAGATGATCGACTTGAAATTTTTGGTAGGGAGGGAAATCCTAGGACTGACGTTACCATGGACATGGAGTTTTCTGGTGATGGTAGCACATTCACAGCAAGTGGGAATGATGAAGTTGGAGACTTCCAGTTTGAAAGTGGTCGCGTCATTGGTGACAAATGTTCTTTTGTCAAACGCTATTCAACTCATACAATAGCTTATGCTGGTGTTGTTACTGGATTCCATATCAATGGCTGGTGGGCATTTGGTCAGCCACTAAGAGGACAGCtgaatgatgaagaaattacaaaatttagaAGTCGTGCTATGGGAACATTTGTTATGTGGccagaacaactcgaagagaATGATTTGCTTGGCTAG